A part of Candidatus Syntrophosphaera sp. genomic DNA contains:
- a CDS encoding Hsp20/alpha crystallin family protein has product MQDRIYSNLKGIRREMLKILGEVSSLTNSPLAIEDAIDDVWHPKCDVYQTDSQWVILVELAGVNKEEISISVTAEYLRISGSRNLHSENCQTSYHSMEIDTGRFDRRIFFPDLSLDKDNPKVQYLDGILRIAFSILATVERLIPIE; this is encoded by the coding sequence ATGCAAGACAGAATCTATTCCAATCTGAAGGGCATCCGCAGGGAAATGCTGAAGATATTGGGCGAGGTCTCCTCGCTCACGAACAGCCCCCTGGCCATCGAGGACGCCATCGACGACGTCTGGCATCCCAAATGCGATGTTTACCAGACAGACTCGCAGTGGGTGATCCTGGTCGAACTGGCCGGAGTGAACAAGGAAGAGATCAGCATCTCGGTCACGGCCGAATACCTGAGGATCAGCGGCTCGCGCAACCTGCACTCCGAGAACTGCCAGACCTCCTACCACAGCATGGAGATCGACACGGGCAGATTCGACCGCCGGATCTTCTTTCCCGACCTGAGCCTGGACAAGGACAACCCCAAGGTGCAATATCTGGACGGCATCCTGCGGATCGCCTTCTCCATCCTGGCCACGGTGGAAAGGCTGATACCCATAGAATGA